In Pseudomonas sp. ADAK2, the genomic window TCGCACTTAGGCCCCAACCCGAATACAGTCACCTCGCCTTTTGGGCCGATCAGGGTTAAGGCGCCAACACTGCACTCCGGATGCTCGCCAGCATCGAGATCATCAGCAATCTTACGCAGGGTCTTGGCGGCGTCGCGCCAGTCCTTTCCGCTTGAACTCCAGAACCTTGACTGTCATTAGCTCACCATGATGGTGGTCTGCACCTGGGCGTGCCCGTGCAGCAGGGAAACGACCAGGCCCTGAGGTAGGCCGGCGGCCTTGGCAGCATCTACCGCCTTGGCGATGGCGCTATCCAGATCGGCGACGGCCTTGTTGATGTCCGGGCTCAATGGCAGGACGTGGCGCAGACGGGTGACGTTGGTCATGCCGTCACACGAGACTCAGCGCAACAACGCCCAAGGCAATGACCGCGATTACGATCCAGCCGAGAGTGGATACTGCTTTGGATAAATTGGTGTTCGAAGCCATGGTGATTCCCTCGTCGCAGGTCGCGACACGATTTACTGATTCGCGAAACGTGTCGCGGATTCGGTTACTTGCTCTGGCTGCGTTTGATCTGGGCGTCCACCTGGTCGGCGCACGTGTCGAGCAGCTTGATCGCCTGATCCTTGAGCTCCCACACATCGCCGTTGAGGCGAAGGTCAGACTCGTCAGGGTCTACCCGCTCACACGGGACCAGCTCGGGCGCTTCAATTCTTACGGCCTGGGTCTTTGTTACCACTGCCGGCTTTCCCGCGCAGGCCGTCAGGCAGAGGCTGAGCAGCCCAGTCACGAACAGGCTTGCTGTTGCGCTTGAGATCTTCAAAATCTTTCCTCGCCTTTTTGGCTTTGTCTTCGCTGGCCTTGATTCTCTTGTTGAGGTCTGCGGTGTAGGCGGCGTTGCGCTGGGCTTCGGCGCGAAGTGTGGTGATCGTCGCCTGGCTCTCGGTGTTGGCCGCAATGGCGTCCTGCTTGCCCTTAGCCTCGATCGTCACCTGACCTTCAAGCGCAATGACCTGGTAGTGCTGGATACCCAGCAACAGGCAGGCAACGAGCGCGATGATTGCTGCAGCGGCGAAGGCCTTCATAGCGAATCCACCTTGCGACCCAGGAAGCGGGTCACCATCTCGCGAATGGCCGTGACGCCGAGGAACCCAATGGTCCCGCCGGCGGCAACAGACAAACTCGATGGCCAGGCCATCCACTCAATGACGCTACTGGCTGACAAGCTCAATCCACCGCAGATCAACGCTTCGAAGCAGATCCGGCGCTTGCTGGTTTCTTTAGCGTCATACAGGACGCGCAGGAAGGAGATAAGGATCGCCATAATTGCGCCCTGCCAAAGTGGATTGCTCAGGGCCATCCAGATAGCGGCCCAGGCGTCCGGG contains:
- a CDS encoding phage holin, lambda family → MKLMPEKNPDAWAAIWMALSNPLWQGAIMAILISFLRVLYDAKETSKRRICFEALICGGLSLSASSVIEWMAWPSSLSVAAGGTIGFLGVTAIREMVTRFLGRKVDSL